From Streptomyces asiaticus, one genomic window encodes:
- a CDS encoding FKBP-type peptidyl-prolyl cis-trans isomerase yields the protein MSIEKPEVDFPGGEPPAELEIKEIWEGDGPVAKAGDNIAVHYVGVSFSTGEEFDASYNRGTPLRIQLGVGQVISGWDQGLQGMKVGGRRQLIVPPHLGYGDRGAGGGRIKPGETLIFVCDLISV from the coding sequence GTGAGCATCGAGAAGCCCGAGGTCGACTTCCCGGGCGGCGAGCCGCCGGCCGAGCTGGAGATCAAGGAGATCTGGGAGGGCGACGGGCCCGTGGCCAAGGCCGGCGACAACATCGCCGTGCACTATGTGGGCGTCTCCTTCAGCACGGGTGAGGAGTTCGACGCGAGCTACAACCGCGGCACTCCGCTGCGGATCCAGCTCGGCGTGGGCCAGGTCATCTCCGGCTGGGACCAGGGCCTCCAGGGGATGAAGGTCGGCGGCCGCCGTCAGCTCATCGTCCCGCCGCACCTCGGCTACGGCGACCGGGGCGCCGGCGGTGGCCGGATCAAGCCGGGCGAGACGCTGATCTTCGTCTGCGACCTGATCTCGGTCTGA